From Pseudarthrobacter equi, a single genomic window includes:
- the dnaE gene encoding DNA polymerase III subunit alpha yields MTSSNDSFVHLHTHTEYSMLDGAARLGELFDETERLGMPALATTDHGYLFGAFDFWQKAQAKGIKPIIGVEAYVTPGTARGDKTRVRWGEENQRKDDISGGGSYTHMTLLSYNNVGMRNLFRASSIASLDSVFGKWPRLDRELLNTYSEGLIATTGCPSGEVQTRLRLGQYREAVEAAAEFRDIFGAENYFCELMDHGLDIERRVTGDLLRLAKELNLPLVATNDLHYTHEHDAKAHEALLAIQSGSTLLEPTYDNGGSRFAFSGSGYYLKSPQEMRELFRDHPEACDNTLLIAERCEVSFNTNANFMPRFPCPPGEDETSWLVKEVDLGLQYRYPKGIPDEVRKQADYELGVITSMGFPGYFLVVADFINWAKNNGIRVGPGRGSGAGSMVAYAMRITDLDPLRHGLIFERFLNPDRVSMPDFDVDFDDRRRSEVIDYVTRKYGDERVAMIVTYGTIKTKQALKDSSRVLGYPFSMGEQLTKALPPAVMAKDIPLADIQNPESKRYSEAGDFRQLVSTDPEAAKVFETALGIEGLKRQWGVHAAGVIMSSDPIIDVIPIMRRFQDGQVITQFDYPTSEGLGLIKMDFLGLRNLTIISDALENIKMNRGIDLDLENLELDDAPSYELLARGDTLGVFQLDGGPMRSLLKLMKPDNFEDISAVLALYRPGPMGANAHTDYALRKNGIQEVIPIHPELEEPLKEILGGTYGLIVYQEQVMAVAQKLAGYSLGQADILRRAMGKKKKSELDKQFAGFSQGMQDNGYSMAAVKTLWDILLPFSDYAFNKAHSAAYGVISYWTAYLKAHYAPEYMAALLTSVGDDKDKSAIYLNECRRMGITVLPPDVNESALNFTPVGTDIRFGMGAIRNVGVNAVEAMVAARESEGAYTSFKDYLMKVPAVVCNKRTIESLIKSGAFDSLGHHRRALAMIHEEAIDSVITLKRNEAIGQFDLFAGFEEAESEASLSIEIPDLPEWEKKDKLSFERDMLGLYVSDHPLQGLEGVLSQHAEMSITTILGEDGPQDGAILTIAGMITSLSRRIAKASGNAYARAEVEDLGGSIEVMFFGQVYGPIASVLAEDLIVVVKGRLQKRDDGAIALNCMELSVPDLSEGLNGPVVITMPTHKATEAVVTELGDVLRTHRGNSEVRLHLQGDTRTEVMGLPVHLRVNPSPSLFGDLKVLLGPACLDA; encoded by the coding sequence GTGACTTCCAGCAATGATTCGTTTGTCCACCTGCACACCCACACCGAATATTCCATGCTGGATGGAGCCGCCCGGCTGGGGGAGCTGTTCGACGAAACCGAACGGCTGGGCATGCCGGCGCTTGCCACTACGGACCACGGCTACCTGTTCGGTGCGTTCGACTTCTGGCAGAAAGCCCAGGCAAAGGGCATCAAACCGATCATCGGCGTCGAAGCCTATGTGACGCCCGGAACCGCCCGCGGGGACAAGACCCGCGTCCGCTGGGGCGAGGAAAACCAGCGCAAGGACGACATCTCCGGTGGCGGTTCGTATACCCACATGACGCTCCTGAGCTACAACAACGTGGGCATGCGGAACCTGTTCCGCGCATCCTCCATCGCCTCCCTGGACTCCGTCTTCGGAAAGTGGCCGCGGCTTGACCGGGAACTGCTCAACACCTACTCCGAGGGCCTGATCGCCACCACCGGCTGCCCCTCCGGCGAGGTCCAGACCCGGCTGCGACTTGGCCAGTACCGCGAAGCCGTGGAAGCCGCAGCGGAGTTCCGGGACATTTTCGGTGCCGAGAACTACTTCTGCGAACTGATGGACCATGGCCTGGACATCGAGCGTCGCGTCACCGGTGACCTGCTGCGCCTGGCCAAGGAACTGAACCTGCCGCTGGTGGCCACCAACGACCTCCACTACACGCACGAGCACGACGCGAAGGCGCACGAGGCGCTGCTGGCCATCCAGTCCGGTTCGACCCTGCTGGAGCCCACCTATGACAACGGCGGCTCCCGGTTCGCGTTCTCCGGCAGCGGCTACTACCTGAAGTCCCCGCAGGAAATGCGCGAGCTCTTCCGCGACCACCCCGAGGCCTGCGACAACACGCTGCTCATCGCCGAGCGGTGCGAAGTGTCGTTCAACACGAACGCCAACTTCATGCCGCGGTTCCCCTGCCCGCCGGGTGAGGACGAAACCTCCTGGCTGGTCAAGGAAGTGGACCTGGGCCTGCAGTACCGGTACCCCAAGGGCATCCCGGACGAGGTCCGCAAGCAGGCGGACTACGAGCTCGGCGTCATCACCTCGATGGGCTTCCCCGGCTACTTCCTCGTGGTGGCGGACTTCATCAACTGGGCCAAGAACAACGGCATCCGCGTCGGCCCCGGCCGTGGCTCCGGTGCCGGTTCCATGGTGGCCTACGCCATGCGAATTACGGACCTCGATCCGTTGCGGCACGGCCTGATCTTCGAACGCTTCCTCAACCCGGACCGCGTTTCCATGCCCGACTTCGACGTCGACTTCGATGACCGGCGCCGCTCCGAAGTCATCGACTACGTGACGCGCAAATACGGCGACGAGCGCGTGGCCATGATCGTGACCTACGGCACCATCAAGACCAAGCAGGCGCTCAAGGACTCCTCGCGCGTGCTGGGCTACCCGTTCAGCATGGGGGAGCAGCTCACCAAGGCCCTGCCCCCGGCCGTCATGGCCAAGGACATTCCGCTGGCAGACATCCAGAATCCGGAATCAAAAAGGTACAGCGAAGCAGGGGACTTCCGGCAGCTTGTCAGCACGGATCCGGAGGCCGCCAAGGTCTTCGAGACGGCCCTGGGCATCGAGGGCCTGAAACGCCAGTGGGGTGTGCACGCCGCCGGCGTCATCATGTCCTCGGACCCCATCATCGACGTCATCCCCATCATGCGCCGCTTCCAGGACGGCCAGGTGATCACCCAGTTCGACTACCCCACGTCCGAGGGCCTGGGCCTGATCAAGATGGACTTCCTGGGCCTGCGGAACCTGACGATCATTTCCGACGCCCTCGAGAACATCAAGATGAACCGCGGCATCGACCTGGACCTCGAGAACCTGGAGCTCGACGACGCGCCGTCCTACGAGCTCCTGGCCCGCGGCGACACCCTGGGCGTGTTCCAGCTCGACGGCGGACCCATGCGGTCCCTGCTCAAGCTGATGAAGCCTGACAACTTCGAAGACATTTCCGCTGTCCTTGCGCTCTACCGGCCCGGTCCCATGGGCGCCAACGCCCACACCGATTACGCGCTCCGTAAGAACGGCATCCAGGAAGTCATCCCTATCCACCCCGAACTGGAGGAACCCCTCAAGGAGATCCTCGGCGGGACTTACGGCCTGATCGTGTACCAGGAGCAGGTTATGGCCGTGGCGCAGAAGCTGGCCGGCTACTCGCTGGGCCAGGCAGACATCCTCCGCCGCGCCATGGGCAAGAAGAAGAAATCGGAACTGGACAAGCAGTTCGCCGGCTTCTCCCAGGGCATGCAGGACAACGGCTACTCCATGGCGGCCGTGAAGACCCTCTGGGACATCCTGCTCCCGTTCTCGGACTACGCGTTCAACAAGGCCCACTCCGCCGCCTACGGCGTTATTTCCTACTGGACCGCCTACCTGAAGGCGCACTACGCACCCGAATACATGGCTGCACTGCTGACGTCGGTGGGTGACGACAAGGACAAGTCGGCCATCTACCTCAACGAGTGCCGTCGCATGGGCATCACCGTCCTGCCACCGGACGTCAACGAATCGGCCCTGAACTTCACCCCTGTGGGCACGGACATCCGCTTCGGCATGGGCGCAATCCGCAACGTCGGCGTCAACGCGGTGGAAGCCATGGTTGCCGCCCGCGAGAGCGAGGGCGCTTACACGTCCTTCAAGGACTACCTGATGAAGGTACCGGCGGTGGTCTGCAACAAACGGACCATCGAGTCGCTGATCAAGTCCGGCGCCTTCGACTCCCTGGGCCACCACCGCCGCGCGCTGGCCATGATCCACGAAGAAGCCATCGACTCCGTGATCACGCTGAAGCGCAACGAGGCGATCGGCCAGTTCGACCTCTTCGCGGGCTTCGAGGAGGCCGAGTCCGAAGCGTCGTTGAGCATCGAGATCCCGGACCTGCCTGAGTGGGAGAAGAAGGACAAGCTCTCGTTCGAGCGCGACATGCTGGGGCTTTACGTCTCGGACCACCCGCTCCAGGGCCTGGAAGGGGTCCTGAGCCAGCACGCGGAAATGAGCATCACCACCATCCTGGGTGAAGACGGGCCGCAGGACGGCGCCATCCTCACCATCGCGGGCATGATCACCTCGCTCAGCCGCAGGATTGCCAAGGCCAGCGGCAACGCGTACGCACGCGCCGAGGTGGAGGACCTGGGTGGTTCCATCGAGGTTATGTTCTTCGGTCAGGTCTACGGACCCATCGCGTCAGTGCTCGCCGAGGACCTGATCGTGGTGGTGAAGGGCCGCCTGCAGAAACGCGACGACGGCGCCATCGCCCTGAACTGCATGGAACTGTCCGTCCCGGACCTCAGTGAAGGCCTGAACGGCCCCGTGGTCATCACCATGCCGACGCACAAGGCCACCGAGGCTGTGGTGACCGAACTCGGCGACGTGCTCCGAACCCACCGGGGCAATTCCGAGGTCCGGCTGCACCTCCAGGGCGACACCCGCACCGAGGTCATGGGCCTGCCCGTGCACCTGCGGGTCAACCCGAGCCCCTCGCTGTTCGGCGACCTGAAAGTCCTCCTGGGCCCGGCCTGCCTGGATGCCTAG
- a CDS encoding flavin reductase family protein, with product MTDNSAPFERTFREMFRRHAAGVAIITVNYQDEPYGFTATSVASLSAQPPRFTFNMARSSRSWPAVANTTYIGVHMLGLENQQLAARFSAAGNRFEGDHWATGPHGVPVLKDVAGWLIGEVQMRLSFENNAVVVVQVVDGQVGGEGTPLLYHAGGYGQPVPLDYEI from the coding sequence GTGACCGACAACAGCGCGCCGTTCGAACGGACGTTCAGGGAAATGTTCCGGCGCCACGCGGCCGGGGTGGCCATCATCACGGTCAACTACCAGGACGAGCCCTACGGCTTCACGGCAACGTCAGTGGCTTCGCTGTCTGCCCAGCCGCCACGCTTCACCTTCAACATGGCCCGCAGTTCGCGTTCCTGGCCGGCTGTGGCCAACACCACGTATATCGGGGTCCACATGCTGGGGCTCGAAAACCAGCAGCTGGCCGCACGGTTTTCGGCCGCCGGAAACCGATTCGAGGGCGACCACTGGGCAACGGGGCCGCACGGGGTACCCGTGCTGAAGGACGTTGCGGGCTGGCTGATCGGCGAAGTGCAGATGCGCCTGTCCTTCGAAAACAACGCCGTGGTGGTGGTCCAGGTGGTCGACGGCCAGGTGGGCGGCGAAGGCACGCCCCTGCTGTACCACGCCGGGGGTTACGGCCAGCCTGTCCCCCTCGACTACGAAATCTAG
- the hisD gene encoding histidinol dehydrogenase: protein MTISSEFPATPATAVNFRTVDVRGRNLTLAGLRAAVPRAQGQTVANAEEKVLDIIGAVRARGFEALAELALRFDGVEQSHPRVPAEALDSALDNLDPAVRKALEESIRRARIFADGQRPRNVDVELGDGALVSQNWVPVARVGLYVPGGLAVYPSSVIMNVVPALAAGVESIALASPPQKEFGGLPHPTILAAAALLGITEVYAIGGAQAIAAFAYGVDATEAGPALEPVDVVTGPGNIFVATAKRLVKGVVGIDSEAGTTEIAILADSTAQPALVAADLISQAEHDPQAASVLITDSEDLAAAVRAELDVQAASTRHSDRVREALSGPQSGVVLVDGLEQGIAACDAYAAEHLEIMTKDASAVAARIRNAGAIFVGDYSPVSLGDYCAGSNHVLPTSGTAAFSSGLNVTTFLRAIQVVNYSRDALAEVSSHIVNLSRAEDLPAHGDAVTARFPSAAG, encoded by the coding sequence GTGACCATTTCATCGGAGTTCCCCGCCACCCCCGCCACTGCCGTGAACTTCCGGACGGTGGACGTCCGGGGCCGCAACCTGACCCTCGCCGGGCTCCGCGCGGCAGTCCCCCGCGCACAGGGACAGACGGTGGCCAACGCCGAGGAGAAGGTTCTCGACATCATCGGCGCCGTCCGCGCGAGGGGGTTCGAGGCGCTGGCTGAGCTGGCGCTCCGGTTCGACGGTGTGGAGCAGTCCCACCCCCGGGTGCCCGCGGAGGCCCTCGACTCGGCCCTGGACAACCTGGACCCCGCCGTCCGGAAGGCGCTCGAGGAATCCATCCGGCGTGCCCGCATCTTCGCCGACGGCCAGCGTCCCCGCAATGTTGACGTCGAACTCGGCGACGGCGCCCTGGTCAGCCAGAACTGGGTTCCGGTGGCACGGGTGGGTCTCTACGTGCCCGGCGGCCTGGCCGTCTACCCGTCGTCGGTCATCATGAACGTGGTGCCCGCACTGGCCGCCGGCGTGGAATCCATCGCCCTGGCGTCGCCGCCGCAGAAGGAGTTCGGCGGGCTGCCGCACCCCACCATCCTTGCTGCAGCCGCCCTGCTGGGAATCACCGAGGTCTACGCCATTGGCGGCGCACAGGCGATCGCCGCCTTCGCCTACGGCGTTGATGCGACGGAGGCCGGCCCGGCCCTGGAGCCCGTGGACGTGGTGACGGGGCCAGGCAACATCTTCGTCGCTACTGCCAAGCGCCTGGTGAAGGGTGTGGTGGGCATCGATTCCGAGGCAGGCACCACCGAGATCGCCATCCTCGCTGACTCCACCGCGCAGCCTGCCCTGGTTGCTGCCGACCTGATCAGCCAGGCAGAACACGACCCCCAGGCGGCGTCAGTCCTGATCACGGATTCGGAGGACCTCGCCGCTGCCGTGCGCGCGGAGCTGGACGTGCAGGCCGCGTCCACCAGGCACTCCGACCGGGTCCGTGAGGCCCTGTCCGGCCCGCAATCCGGCGTGGTGCTGGTGGACGGCCTGGAACAGGGCATCGCGGCCTGTGATGCCTATGCCGCCGAGCACCTGGAGATCATGACCAAGGACGCGTCCGCCGTTGCGGCGCGGATCAGGAACGCCGGGGCAATCTTCGTGGGGGACTACAGCCCCGTCAGCCTTGGCGACTACTGCGCCGGCTCCAACCACGTGCTCCCCACCAGCGGGACCGCGGCCTTCTCCTCCGGCCTGAACGTCACCACGTTCCTGCGGGCCATCCAGGTGGTGAACTACAGCCGGGACGCCCTTGCCGAAGTCAGCAGCCACATCGTGAACCTGTCGCGCGCGGAGGACCTGCCCGCCCACGGTGACGCGGTCACGGCACGTTTCCCGAGTGCCGCCGGCTAA
- the nrdR gene encoding transcriptional regulator NrdR: MYCPFCRNPDSRVVDSRMADDGSAIRRRRQCPECGRRFTTVETTSLSVIKRSGVGEPFSRSKVINGVRKACQGRPVSEDDLAMLAQEVEEQIRASGAAEIDAHEVGLVILGPLQKLDEVAYLRFASVYQAFESLEDFESAIAQLRHEAKEDATESPVTPRKPEKTSL, from the coding sequence ATGTACTGTCCGTTCTGCCGCAATCCCGACTCCCGGGTGGTGGACAGCCGGATGGCCGACGACGGGTCCGCCATCCGCCGGCGCCGGCAGTGCCCGGAGTGCGGGCGCAGGTTCACCACCGTGGAAACCACCAGCCTGTCGGTCATCAAACGGTCCGGTGTGGGCGAGCCCTTCAGCCGCAGCAAGGTCATCAACGGCGTCCGCAAGGCCTGCCAGGGGCGCCCTGTGAGTGAGGACGACCTCGCCATGCTGGCGCAGGAAGTGGAAGAGCAGATCCGCGCTTCCGGCGCCGCGGAAATCGACGCCCATGAGGTGGGCCTGGTCATTCTTGGTCCGCTGCAGAAGCTGGACGAGGTCGCCTACCTCCGCTTCGCAAGCGTCTACCAGGCCTTTGAATCCCTTGAGGACTTTGAGTCAGCCATCGCCCAGCTCCGCCACGAGGCGAAGGAAGATGCCACGGAAAGTCCTGTCACGCCGCGAAAGCCGGAAAAGACTTCCCTATAA
- the ppgK gene encoding polyphosphate--glucose phosphotransferase, translating into MAKKDEKSHKNAPLIGIDIGGTGIKGGIVDLKKGKLLGDRFRVPTPQPATPEAVAEAVALVVAELSARPEAPEAGSPVGVTFPGIIQHGVVHSAANVDKSWLDTDIDALLTARLGRPVEVINDADAAGLAEARYGAGEGVKGTVLVITLGTGIGSAFIFDGKLVPNAELGHLEVDGFDAETKASAVARERDGLSWDEYSVLLQRYFSHVEFLFSPELFIVGGGISKRADEYLPNLKLRTPIVPAVLRNEAGIVGAAVEIALQHKLTK; encoded by the coding sequence TTGGCCAAGAAAGATGAGAAGTCTCACAAGAACGCCCCGCTGATCGGCATCGACATCGGAGGCACGGGAATCAAGGGCGGCATCGTCGACCTGAAAAAGGGCAAGCTCCTGGGCGACCGGTTCCGGGTTCCCACGCCGCAGCCGGCCACCCCCGAGGCCGTGGCCGAGGCCGTGGCACTGGTGGTGGCCGAGCTCTCAGCGCGTCCCGAGGCCCCTGAGGCCGGCTCGCCGGTCGGCGTGACCTTCCCCGGCATCATCCAGCACGGAGTGGTCCACTCCGCCGCGAATGTGGACAAGAGCTGGCTCGACACGGACATCGATGCCCTCCTCACCGCCCGGCTTGGCCGCCCGGTTGAGGTAATCAACGACGCCGATGCCGCCGGACTCGCGGAAGCCCGCTACGGCGCGGGCGAAGGCGTCAAGGGAACCGTCCTGGTCATCACGCTTGGCACCGGCATCGGCTCGGCCTTCATCTTCGACGGCAAGCTCGTCCCGAACGCCGAACTGGGCCACCTGGAGGTGGACGGTTTCGATGCAGAGACCAAGGCGTCCGCCGTGGCACGTGAGCGGGACGGGCTGTCCTGGGATGAATACAGCGTGCTGCTGCAGCGCTACTTCTCCCACGTTGAGTTCCTGTTCTCCCCCGAACTGTTCATTGTTGGCGGCGGCATCTCCAAGCGTGCCGACGAATACCTGCCCAATCTCAAGCTCCGCACCCCGATTGTCCCGGCGGTGCTCCGGAACGAAGCCGGGATTGTGGGCGCCGCTGTGGAGATAGCGCTGCAGCACAAGCTCACCAAGTAG
- the map gene encoding type I methionyl aminopeptidase: MPSLASTAPIGTLTPGTVSPQRPVPASIPRPEYVGKPAPAKFTGSEVKSAETIEKIRIAGKIAAQAIVEVGKHIEPGVTTDQLDKVGHEFLLDHNAYPSTLGYRGFPKSLCSSLNEVICHGIPDSTVVQDGDIINIDITAFINGVHGDTNYTFLVGDVDEDSRLLVKRTQESLNRAIKAVAPGREINVIGRAIQSYAKRFGYGVVRDFTGHGVGEAFHTGLIIPHYDAAPAYNTVIEAGMVFTIEPMLTLGTVEWDMWADDWTVVTKDHKRTAQFEHTLLVTESGAEILTLP, from the coding sequence ATGCCTTCCCTTGCCTCGACTGCACCCATCGGCACCCTCACCCCCGGTACCGTCAGCCCGCAGCGTCCCGTCCCGGCGTCCATCCCCCGCCCGGAGTACGTGGGCAAACCCGCCCCTGCCAAATTCACCGGCTCCGAAGTAAAATCCGCGGAGACCATCGAGAAGATCCGCATCGCGGGGAAGATCGCGGCGCAGGCCATCGTCGAGGTGGGAAAGCACATTGAGCCCGGCGTCACCACCGACCAACTGGACAAGGTGGGCCATGAGTTCCTCCTCGACCACAACGCCTACCCCTCCACGCTGGGCTACCGTGGCTTTCCCAAGTCCCTGTGCTCTTCCCTGAACGAGGTCATCTGCCACGGCATCCCGGACAGCACGGTGGTCCAGGACGGCGACATCATCAACATCGACATCACCGCCTTCATCAACGGCGTCCACGGCGACACCAACTACACCTTCCTGGTGGGCGACGTGGATGAAGATTCCCGGCTGCTGGTTAAACGGACGCAGGAATCCCTGAACAGGGCCATCAAAGCCGTTGCCCCGGGCCGCGAAATCAACGTCATTGGCCGCGCCATCCAGTCCTACGCCAAGCGCTTCGGCTACGGTGTGGTCCGGGACTTCACCGGGCACGGCGTGGGCGAGGCTTTCCACACCGGGCTGATCATCCCGCATTACGACGCCGCCCCGGCCTACAACACCGTCATCGAGGCCGGCATGGTCTTCACCATTGAACCGATGCTCACCCTGGGCACCGTGGAATGGGACATGTGGGCCGACGACTGGACCGTTGTCACCAAAGACCACAAGCGCACCGCCCAGTTCGAGCACACCCTCCTCGTCACCGAAAGCGGCGCCGAAATCCTCACCCTGCCGTAG
- a CDS encoding SPOR domain-containing protein, whose protein sequence is MPEYWYNVNTHEVEEDRLSDWSQLIGPYKTREEAEHAIEKVRARNESWEKGDDD, encoded by the coding sequence ATGCCTGAGTACTGGTACAACGTCAATACCCACGAGGTCGAAGAGGACAGGCTTTCCGACTGGAGCCAGCTGATCGGACCCTACAAGACGAGGGAAGAAGCCGAGCACGCGATTGAAAAGGTCCGCGCCCGCAACGAGTCCTGGGAAAAGGGCGACGACGACTGA
- the panB gene encoding 3-methyl-2-oxobutanoate hydroxymethyltransferase — protein MASNSSESRASAEVPAPYGTGPAQPAPAAERKPAKVRIHHLQQAKRDGTRFAMLTAYEQYTAEIFDAAGIEVLLVGDSASNNVFGNETSLPVTVDELLPLCRAVARTAKRALVVADLPFGSYEVSVEQAVATGVRFLKEGLAQAVKIEGGAYYAPTVRAMVQAGVPVMAHIGFTPQSEHALGGYRVQGRGDDAQRLIDDAVALAGAGAFCVLMEMVPAETAAAVDAAVDVPTVGIGAGKETTGQVLVWQDMAGLRGGRMAKFVKQYADLRSTLLEAATEYGNDVRTGQFPGPEHSF, from the coding sequence ATGGCCTCCAACAGCTCCGAATCACGCGCGTCCGCCGAAGTACCCGCCCCCTACGGCACTGGCCCTGCGCAGCCGGCGCCCGCAGCAGAGCGGAAGCCGGCCAAGGTACGCATCCACCACCTGCAGCAGGCCAAGCGGGACGGAACACGGTTCGCGATGCTGACCGCCTACGAGCAGTACACGGCCGAAATTTTTGACGCCGCCGGGATCGAAGTCCTGCTGGTGGGCGACTCCGCCTCCAACAACGTCTTTGGGAACGAAACGTCTTTGCCCGTCACCGTTGACGAGCTCCTCCCCCTGTGCCGGGCGGTCGCGCGCACCGCCAAACGCGCCCTGGTGGTGGCGGACCTGCCTTTTGGCAGCTACGAGGTTTCAGTGGAGCAGGCGGTGGCCACCGGCGTGCGCTTCCTGAAAGAGGGCCTGGCCCAGGCGGTCAAGATCGAAGGCGGCGCCTACTACGCCCCCACTGTCCGGGCCATGGTCCAGGCCGGTGTTCCCGTGATGGCCCACATCGGTTTCACTCCGCAGAGCGAACATGCCCTGGGCGGCTACCGGGTCCAGGGCCGCGGCGACGATGCACAGCGCCTGATTGACGACGCCGTCGCTTTGGCCGGGGCGGGGGCGTTCTGTGTCCTCATGGAAATGGTCCCGGCCGAAACCGCGGCCGCCGTGGACGCCGCCGTCGACGTTCCCACCGTGGGCATCGGCGCGGGCAAGGAAACCACCGGCCAGGTGCTCGTCTGGCAGGACATGGCCGGACTCCGCGGCGGCCGGATGGCAAAGTTCGTTAAGCAGTACGCGGACCTGCGCAGCACGCTGCTCGAGGCGGCCACGGAGTACGGCAACGACGTCCGGACCGGGCAGTTCCCCGGCCCCGAGCACTCCTTCTAG